In Thermobaculum terrenum ATCC BAA-798, one genomic interval encodes:
- a CDS encoding sugar-binding protein translates to MRGKHIGRLLAVAAMVATLLGSQGAIPARAVEALFYDDFSTPSPRWVVEGGTWQVQDGYYTGDGGFEDAPEPDYAWVDGIGTNVVITTQVTPLAYVTDHRIGISAHVRGGHTPSNTDTKWSLILHDGTLSLLEEGIAWRAQVPFDYAPDHAYLLKMSISGGRVQGKAWEVGSPEPAGWMVTAEFTTQLGEDGVGLYSGRARARFDFIRVDPGPPNLSLGSDRVGNVFVDGEAAELTATVRDQGGQGGSYTLEYAIQNAYGQSVRQGSESLSLPPGGEVQRTVSVSPSAHGYYSASFELRAGTEVVASASTTLAIVAAPIEGTRPESPWGIGGGGAFIGIRFGEQQARNSLELVHRANIAFTREEIFWESVEPRQGEFHWEVFDPSVEEAHRQGVLIMGLLDYFAPWSVPYGYGGQEGEVDFDTAVRNYANYVYQTVSRYKPGGVLAQQEGWSDGYGIRYWEVWNEPPTFWFGTAEQFGQLVRAASEAIRSADPQATVVVSSGGPEFDQTVIEVAGIEAYDALAIHLYPGPTSPEAGSFVRSVRDTRDFLDRHGGQDVAIWITEMGWDTTGGVSEWEQASYIVRASVQTLAAGSERNFIFTFNYGSEPPGWGIVHPDLTPKISYVAYSTLTHLLEGTRPMGEVPMGSALRAYVFEGGGRSVGVVWSVAEDGELTIDTQGMHLSALDLMNNPTGEHSGDHLTISLTGRPVFLVGEGVTANQMQAMIERGAVSGITPLGIDISQLGDLPTTLPPLEVTVTNRVNVPQSGTVTLSLPPGWEVQDNSLAFGPLAPGEEATLTYRLEEVVTRDDNTYAVTATAALDNGGRVSATENLFVTAVVHGTPTIDGDLSDWTRAAPVHADTADKVVGIPGWTPQDLSATAWTMWDDDYLYFAAKVTDDTFSQPNTDGNIWMGDSVQLFFDTLNDKTTYQDEDDQEWGIALTPDGPEVFRWSGGGGFGYVDLARLAAVRGENGDVTYELAIPLAELAPLRPAPSSRTGFTFLVNDDDGGGREGWISWTPGVGNAWNPSLFSTWTFVESIGQAALRVERDRGKPLADTIAFTLGGGTAQLIVHNHGVTAMEVRFSGGQVLTLSTKRSTGRDTYRIALEGDTTIDVSQYVREGANAMAVRPLGAPGRFAILTVFD, encoded by the coding sequence ATGAGAGGTAAACATATAGGTAGGCTGTTGGCGGTGGCGGCCATGGTGGCCACGCTGCTTGGCTCCCAAGGGGCCATCCCAGCACGAGCTGTTGAGGCGTTGTTCTACGACGACTTCTCGACTCCCAGCCCTCGATGGGTAGTCGAGGGGGGCACGTGGCAGGTGCAGGATGGGTACTACACCGGTGATGGCGGGTTCGAAGATGCGCCCGAGCCGGACTACGCCTGGGTGGACGGCATCGGGACGAACGTGGTCATTACGACGCAGGTGACTCCTCTCGCCTACGTCACGGACCACCGGATCGGTATCTCCGCCCACGTGCGCGGCGGACACACACCATCGAACACGGACACGAAGTGGAGCCTCATCCTGCACGATGGGACGCTCTCGCTGCTGGAGGAGGGGATCGCCTGGAGGGCCCAGGTGCCGTTCGATTACGCACCCGACCACGCCTACCTGTTGAAGATGTCGATCTCGGGCGGCCGAGTGCAGGGAAAGGCCTGGGAGGTGGGCTCGCCCGAGCCCGCTGGCTGGATGGTCACCGCGGAGTTCACCACGCAGCTCGGGGAGGACGGTGTGGGGTTGTACAGCGGCAGGGCGCGCGCGAGGTTCGACTTCATCCGCGTGGATCCAGGCCCACCTAACCTCAGCCTCGGATCCGATCGGGTGGGCAACGTCTTCGTGGACGGCGAGGCTGCGGAGCTCACGGCAACCGTCAGAGATCAGGGCGGCCAGGGGGGCAGCTATACCCTGGAGTACGCCATCCAAAACGCGTACGGCCAGAGCGTCCGGCAAGGATCGGAATCCCTGAGCCTGCCGCCCGGCGGCGAGGTCCAGCGCACGGTGAGCGTGAGCCCCTCAGCGCACGGGTACTACTCGGCGAGCTTCGAGCTGCGGGCCGGCACCGAGGTGGTGGCCAGCGCGAGCACCACCCTCGCCATAGTGGCGGCGCCGATCGAGGGTACGCGACCCGAGTCCCCATGGGGCATAGGAGGGGGCGGCGCCTTCATCGGCATCCGCTTCGGAGAGCAGCAGGCGCGGAACTCCCTTGAGCTGGTCCACAGGGCGAACATCGCCTTCACGCGCGAGGAGATCTTTTGGGAGAGCGTCGAGCCCCGCCAGGGAGAGTTCCACTGGGAGGTGTTCGATCCCTCCGTGGAGGAGGCGCACAGGCAGGGGGTGCTCATCATGGGGCTGCTGGACTACTTCGCCCCCTGGTCCGTGCCCTACGGCTATGGAGGGCAGGAGGGCGAGGTGGATTTCGATACGGCAGTGCGCAACTACGCCAACTACGTGTACCAGACCGTGAGCCGTTACAAGCCGGGGGGAGTGCTGGCCCAGCAGGAGGGGTGGAGCGATGGCTACGGCATCCGATACTGGGAGGTGTGGAACGAGCCCCCTACCTTCTGGTTCGGTACGGCTGAGCAGTTCGGTCAACTCGTGAGGGCGGCGTCCGAGGCGATCCGTAGCGCCGATCCACAGGCAACAGTGGTCGTCTCCAGTGGAGGGCCAGAGTTCGACCAGACGGTGATCGAGGTGGCGGGCATAGAGGCCTACGATGCGCTAGCGATCCACCTCTATCCGGGTCCAACCAGTCCCGAGGCGGGCAGCTTCGTGCGGAGCGTGCGGGACACACGGGACTTCCTAGACCGCCACGGTGGGCAGGACGTAGCGATCTGGATCACCGAGATGGGCTGGGACACCACCGGGGGGGTCTCCGAGTGGGAGCAGGCCAGCTACATAGTGCGGGCGAGCGTCCAGACGCTCGCGGCAGGATCAGAGCGCAACTTCATATTCACCTTCAACTACGGCTCCGAGCCCCCTGGCTGGGGCATCGTACATCCCGATCTGACCCCGAAGATCTCGTACGTGGCCTACTCCACGCTCACCCACCTGCTGGAGGGCACGAGGCCTATGGGCGAGGTGCCGATGGGCTCGGCGCTCCGGGCGTACGTCTTCGAGGGAGGTGGCAGGTCAGTCGGGGTGGTGTGGAGCGTCGCCGAGGATGGCGAGCTCACGATCGACACCCAGGGCATGCACCTCTCGGCGCTCGATCTGATGAACAACCCGACCGGCGAGCACAGCGGCGACCACCTCACGATCAGCCTTACCGGTCGCCCGGTGTTCCTGGTTGGCGAGGGCGTAACAGCCAACCAGATGCAGGCGATGATCGAGCGGGGCGCGGTGAGCGGGATCACGCCCCTCGGCATCGACATCTCCCAGTTGGGTGACCTGCCGACCACGCTCCCGCCGCTAGAGGTAACGGTGACCAACAGGGTGAACGTGCCGCAGTCCGGGACCGTCACGCTGTCGCTACCTCCGGGTTGGGAGGTACAAGACAACAGCCTGGCTTTCGGGCCGCTCGCCCCGGGGGAGGAAGCAACGCTCACCTATCGCTTGGAGGAGGTGGTCACGCGCGACGACAACACCTACGCCGTCACCGCCACAGCAGCGCTCGACAACGGCGGCAGAGTGTCGGCTACCGAGAACCTGTTTGTGACAGCGGTAGTCCACGGCACCCCCACGATCGATGGGGATCTCTCCGACTGGACCCGCGCAGCTCCCGTGCATGCGGACACGGCGGACAAGGTGGTTGGCATCCCCGGCTGGACTCCGCAAGACCTGTCCGCCACCGCCTGGACCATGTGGGACGATGATTACCTCTACTTTGCAGCAAAAGTGACGGACGATACGTTCAGCCAACCAAACACCGACGGCAACATCTGGATGGGGGACAGCGTGCAGCTGTTCTTCGACACCCTCAATGACAAGACGACTTACCAGGATGAGGACGATCAGGAATGGGGCATCGCGCTCACCCCGGACGGACCAGAGGTGTTCCGCTGGAGCGGCGGTGGAGGCTTCGGATACGTGGACTTGGCACGACTTGCTGCGGTGCGCGGCGAGAACGGAGATGTAACTTACGAGCTGGCCATCCCGCTGGCTGAGTTAGCACCTCTGCGACCCGCGCCGAGTTCACGGACGGGATTCACCTTCCTCGTGAACGACGACGACGGTGGAGGGCGCGAGGGCTGGATCTCGTGGACCCCAGGGGTGGGCAACGCGTGGAATCCATCGCTCTTCTCCACCTGGACCTTCGTCGAATCGATCGGCCAAGCGGCGTTGCGCGTCGAGCGCGACCGCGGCAAACCCCTCGCGGACACGATCGCCTTCACCTTAGGCGGGGGCACGGCCCAGCTCATCGTGCACAACCACGGCGTCACGGCAATGGAGGTGCGCTTCAGCGGTGGGCAGGTGCTCACCCTGAGCACCAAGAGGTCCACGGGCCGAGATACCTACCGTATCGCGCTCGAGGGGGACACGACGATAGACGTAAGCCAGTACGTCCGGGAGGGTGCGAACGCGATGGCCGTCAGGCCGCTGGGAGCGCCAGGAAGGTTCGCGATCCTTACGGTGTTCGACTGA
- a CDS encoding GH39 family glycosyl hydrolase, with translation MVKASDVRAILTAVLMIGLVAVAGLRGTIPAATATHYREITVDTNTATGAFNRALFSVTGYAQLKVSAQPIAQDTYAMLHPAGTQQRIETMIDQTSPEPGTFYPDRMFRFVDNTDDAYFREVTGKGMEPVLLLAYNTPWLTRTGALNEPPTDPQAWADIASKVIEHYNGDGSDPNYKLRVKYVEIWNEPNLDQFWSGTDEQYFELFRVVARTIHARFPGVMVGGPVYSPGAPGYYEYGQRFVDAVGEEMDFFVYHSYGDSVAKIRSDIELWRDYIASHTSHHHPKLMVTESEQFITDDAAKLQYMLDRQFALLDYADTLLGWHQFCLYEYREGWYTFGLIHGDGSVFPGNYWPYWLFRDASGRTLRVTASSPSGGAGPEHYVATRSEDGRKINLVYWRPQSASGDQVTRFSFVLPRDGVRRVFTASLLLGDTQGVVDAEAVEGTARRFNYTLRLPPGAAVSLTLDDAARASAPWLGLTSTAGEVPLHGTFEVTATLLNSTPDPISGEIGLRGLPPNWTVMAVSGNPRFANLETGDSTSVTWSVKADTVTDGPLAFYAQVALGDGRSTHSIPVRVQVLRPVRIVPVPDYTYFAPGETRQFTLRLTNALSTPIDGTVALEGPASWSPSAPQALSLDAHQTREYAFTLTAPVDAALGTATAYARVTLGGDTYTRPISLVVKQYDPNRPSTIVDLSPYYNGDGFSYDSNPGDGDLDYSGFLLPADTFPGNQRVRYMGVLFQTPDVADGARNEVAVDGQTVSVPAGSYKALAMLVNATNGDRSGTVKLTYAGGEREAVPLQVSDWCAGAHYGEEAVIWFDHRHSPSGDAQPPCGIYYTEVPVDPGRTLQAVSFPSEPNLHLFALSGVGP, from the coding sequence ATGGTCAAGGCATCTGACGTAAGGGCTATACTCACAGCGGTGCTCATGATCGGGCTTGTCGCGGTAGCAGGCCTCCGCGGGACGATCCCGGCTGCGACGGCCACACACTACCGCGAGATCACGGTCGACACCAACACCGCGACCGGAGCATTCAACAGGGCGCTGTTTAGCGTGACGGGGTACGCACAGCTCAAGGTGTCCGCACAGCCCATAGCGCAGGACACGTACGCCATGCTGCATCCGGCCGGGACCCAACAACGCATCGAGACGATGATCGACCAGACCTCCCCCGAGCCCGGCACCTTCTACCCCGACAGGATGTTCCGGTTCGTGGACAACACGGACGACGCCTACTTCAGGGAGGTCACCGGCAAGGGGATGGAGCCGGTGCTGCTGCTGGCGTACAACACGCCTTGGCTCACCCGCACTGGGGCGCTGAACGAGCCGCCGACCGACCCTCAGGCGTGGGCAGACATAGCCTCCAAGGTGATCGAGCACTACAACGGGGATGGCTCCGACCCGAACTACAAGCTGAGGGTGAAGTACGTCGAGATCTGGAACGAGCCGAACCTGGACCAGTTCTGGAGCGGCACGGACGAGCAGTACTTCGAGCTCTTCAGGGTGGTGGCCCGCACCATCCACGCGCGCTTCCCCGGGGTGATGGTGGGCGGCCCGGTGTACTCGCCGGGAGCCCCAGGCTACTACGAGTACGGCCAGCGCTTCGTCGATGCCGTCGGGGAGGAGATGGACTTCTTCGTGTACCACTCCTACGGCGACTCCGTCGCCAAGATCCGCTCGGACATCGAGCTGTGGCGCGACTACATCGCCTCGCACACCTCCCACCACCACCCCAAGCTCATGGTCACCGAGTCGGAGCAGTTCATCACCGACGACGCGGCCAAGCTCCAGTACATGCTCGACAGGCAGTTCGCGCTCCTCGACTACGCCGACACCCTCCTGGGCTGGCACCAGTTCTGCCTGTACGAGTACCGTGAGGGCTGGTACACGTTCGGGCTGATCCACGGCGATGGCTCCGTGTTCCCGGGCAACTACTGGCCGTACTGGCTGTTCCGCGACGCCTCCGGTAGGACGCTGCGGGTGACGGCCAGCTCGCCCTCGGGCGGGGCGGGCCCCGAGCACTACGTCGCGACGCGCTCGGAGGACGGGCGGAAGATCAACCTGGTGTACTGGCGACCGCAAAGCGCCTCGGGGGACCAGGTGACCCGGTTCTCCTTTGTGCTCCCGCGCGATGGCGTGAGGCGGGTGTTCACTGCCTCCCTCCTCCTCGGGGACACGCAGGGGGTGGTCGACGCGGAGGCGGTGGAGGGCACAGCCCGTAGGTTCAACTACACGCTGAGGCTCCCACCCGGCGCGGCGGTCTCCCTGACGCTGGACGACGCAGCCAGGGCGTCAGCGCCCTGGCTCGGGCTGACCTCCACGGCCGGCGAGGTACCCCTCCACGGCACGTTCGAGGTGACCGCGACGCTCCTCAACTCGACGCCCGACCCCATCAGCGGGGAGATCGGCCTGCGCGGGCTCCCGCCGAACTGGACCGTTATGGCAGTCTCGGGCAACCCACGCTTCGCCAACCTCGAGACCGGCGACTCCACGAGCGTGACCTGGAGCGTCAAGGCCGACACCGTGACGGATGGGCCGCTGGCGTTCTACGCCCAAGTGGCGTTGGGTGACGGCCGATCCACCCACTCCATCCCGGTGCGCGTGCAGGTGCTCCGCCCGGTACGGATAGTCCCGGTGCCGGACTACACCTACTTCGCACCGGGCGAGACTCGCCAGTTCACCCTGAGGCTCACCAACGCCCTCTCCACCCCGATCGATGGCACGGTCGCGCTGGAGGGCCCCGCCAGCTGGAGCCCCTCCGCCCCGCAGGCGCTCTCGCTGGACGCCCACCAGACACGGGAGTACGCCTTCACGCTGACGGCGCCGGTGGATGCCGCCCTCGGCACGGCCACCGCCTATGCAAGGGTCACCCTCGGCGGGGACACCTACACCAGGCCGATCAGCCTGGTGGTCAAGCAGTACGACCCGAACCGCCCAAGCACGATCGTGGACCTCTCCCCGTACTACAACGGTGACGGCTTCTCGTACGACAGCAACCCCGGTGACGGGGACCTGGACTACAGCGGCTTCCTGCTGCCGGCCGACACCTTCCCCGGGAACCAGCGGGTCCGCTACATGGGCGTGCTCTTCCAGACGCCAGATGTGGCGGACGGCGCCAGGAACGAGGTGGCGGTGGATGGCCAGACGGTGAGCGTGCCCGCGGGCAGCTACAAGGCGCTGGCGATGCTGGTGAACGCCACCAACGGGGACAGGTCGGGGACGGTCAAGCTGACGTACGCGGGCGGAGAACGGGAGGCCGTGCCGCTGCAGGTGAGCGACTGGTGCGCGGGAGCGCACTACGGAGAGGAGGCCGTGATCTGGTTCGATCACAGGCACAGCCCCTCCGGTGACGCCCAGCCCCCGTGTGGTATATACTACACCGAGGTGCCCGTGGACCCGGGCCGCACGCTGCAAGCGGTGAGCTTCCCCTCCGAGCCGAACCTGCACCTGTTCGCGCTGTCGGGGGTGGGACCATGA
- a CDS encoding class I fructose-bisphosphate aldolase, with amino-acid sequence MSPNPRLNRLFAPDGKCFDVAVDHGFFNEGTFLEGIEDMRRAVTTLVEAGPDAIQLSPGQARLLQEIPGKQKPALVLRTDVANVYGRVLPRHLFSQLIESPLEQALRLDAACVVVNLFQIPGQPELYHECLRNVARLKPECERYGMPLMVEPLVMRPNEVAGGYMVDGDPEKIVPLVRQAVELGADVIKADPTDDPADYWRVVQAAGEAPVLVRGGGRVPDEEVLRRTHALMRQGAQGIVYGRNVIQHPHPRAMVRALMMVVHEGAGPEQAMRAIREAAHAQA; translated from the coding sequence GTGAGCCCCAATCCCAGACTCAACAGGCTGTTTGCGCCGGACGGCAAGTGCTTCGACGTGGCGGTAGACCACGGCTTCTTCAACGAGGGGACCTTCCTGGAGGGCATCGAGGACATGCGGAGGGCAGTCACGACCTTGGTCGAGGCGGGCCCCGACGCCATCCAGCTCTCCCCAGGACAGGCCAGGCTGCTGCAGGAGATCCCCGGCAAGCAGAAGCCCGCGCTCGTGCTGCGCACCGACGTGGCCAACGTGTACGGCAGGGTGCTCCCTCGCCACCTGTTCAGCCAGCTGATCGAATCTCCCCTCGAGCAGGCGCTGCGGCTGGACGCGGCCTGCGTGGTCGTCAACCTCTTCCAGATACCCGGCCAGCCGGAGCTGTACCACGAGTGCCTGCGCAACGTGGCGCGCCTCAAGCCCGAGTGCGAGCGGTACGGCATGCCGCTGATGGTTGAGCCGCTGGTGATGAGGCCCAACGAGGTGGCGGGCGGCTACATGGTGGACGGGGACCCCGAGAAGATAGTGCCGCTTGTCCGGCAGGCGGTGGAGCTGGGGGCCGACGTCATCAAGGCCGATCCCACCGATGACCCAGCGGATTACTGGCGGGTGGTCCAGGCGGCGGGGGAGGCGCCCGTGCTGGTCAGGGGCGGTGGCCGGGTACCGGACGAGGAGGTCCTGCGGCGGACGCACGCCCTGATGCGGCAGGGGGCGCAGGGGATAGTCTACGGCCGCAACGTCATCCAGCACCCGCACCCCCGAGCGATGGTGCGGGCGCTCATGATGGTCGTCCACGAGGGCGCCGGGCCCGAGCAGGCGATGCGGGCGATAAGGGAGGCCGCCCATGCCCAGGCGTAG
- a CDS encoding Gfo/Idh/MocA family protein, whose amino-acid sequence MPRRRVRFGIIGAGLMGREFAVASARWPALLDLDVAPEIVAVCDVDPAAFAWYRERFPSVALYTHDYRELLASDEVEAVYCAIPHNLHAQVYVDAIEAGKHLLGEKPFGIDLPAYERIMRAVRAHPEVLVRVSSEFPFYPGAQRIVQAVQQGRLGRIIEVRAGFLHSSDLDPNKPINWKRRADTNGEYGCMGDLGMHVVHLPARFGWLPKNVRALLSNIVPERPDQQGRMVPCDTWDNAILATEVEAEDQSFPMILETKRISPGETNTWYLEVMGTERSLAFSTKRPRTLRFLEYRPGGEQAWQSLDLGHESVYRTVTGGIFEFGFPDAILQMWAAFLDELAHGEEMIGGFRCATPQEAGVSHSLFTAALESHRTSAVVPVGAGG is encoded by the coding sequence ATGCCCAGGCGTAGGGTCCGCTTCGGGATCATAGGGGCGGGGCTGATGGGGCGCGAGTTCGCGGTCGCCTCCGCCCGCTGGCCTGCCCTGCTGGACCTGGACGTCGCCCCCGAGATAGTTGCCGTGTGCGACGTCGACCCCGCGGCCTTCGCCTGGTACAGGGAGCGCTTCCCGTCCGTCGCGCTCTACACCCACGACTACCGAGAGCTGCTGGCCAGCGACGAGGTGGAGGCGGTGTACTGCGCGATCCCGCACAACCTGCACGCTCAGGTGTACGTGGATGCCATCGAGGCTGGCAAGCACCTGCTGGGCGAGAAGCCGTTCGGGATCGACCTGCCAGCCTACGAGCGCATCATGCGCGCCGTGCGGGCGCACCCCGAGGTGCTGGTGAGGGTCTCCTCGGAGTTCCCCTTCTACCCAGGAGCCCAGAGGATCGTGCAAGCGGTGCAGCAGGGGCGCCTGGGCAGGATCATAGAGGTCCGCGCGGGCTTCCTCCACTCCAGCGACCTGGACCCCAACAAGCCCATCAACTGGAAGCGGAGGGCCGATACGAACGGCGAGTACGGCTGCATGGGAGACCTCGGCATGCACGTGGTCCACCTGCCCGCGCGCTTCGGCTGGCTGCCCAAGAACGTGCGGGCGCTGCTCTCCAACATCGTGCCCGAGCGGCCCGACCAGCAGGGACGGATGGTGCCCTGCGACACCTGGGACAACGCCATCCTGGCCACGGAGGTGGAGGCGGAGGACCAGAGCTTCCCGATGATCCTGGAGACCAAGCGCATATCGCCCGGGGAGACCAATACGTGGTACCTGGAGGTCATGGGGACGGAGCGCTCGCTCGCGTTCAGCACCAAGCGCCCCAGGACGCTGCGCTTCCTGGAGTACCGGCCCGGCGGCGAGCAGGCCTGGCAGTCGCTGGACCTGGGCCACGAGAGCGTGTACCGGACCGTGACAGGAGGCATCTTCGAGTTCGGCTTCCCCGACGCGATCCTGCAGATGTGGGCGGCGTTCCTGGACGAGCTGGCGCACGGAGAGGAGATGATCGGGGGCTTCAGGTGCGCCACCCCCCAGGAGGCGGGGGTGAGCCACAGCCTGTTCACCGCCGCGCTGGAGTCGCATCGCACCTCTGCGGTGGTGCCTGTGGGGGCAGGAGGGTAG
- a CDS encoding carbohydrate kinase family protein yields the protein MRAEAVVAGHTCLDIIPEWTHRSGLELLPGTITHVGPAGIATGGCMPNTGLALGRLGVRTRLVGKVGQDEFGQLVRELLERRGRHMEVRLLPSPGEHTSYSVILNPPQIDRVVLHYPGTNDTFTSRDLPSDALAGARLLHFGYPPIMRAMYEDGGRELEELLRRAKELGLTTSLDMAYPDPDSPAGRADWPSILERALPWTDVCVPSIGEILLMLGQPQGVVTPERVRGVGARLLEMGAAIAGVKLGERGLYLRTAGEERLGRAGPALTARGEWACRELWANVFEVQVVGTTGAGDATMAGLLMALLRGLPPEEALTAACAVGACSVEAPDATSGIPSWQEIEARVRAGWPRQRRSPGPGWAETRTPGVWRGPDDVTNR from the coding sequence ATGCGCGCGGAGGCCGTGGTGGCGGGCCACACCTGCCTGGATATCATACCGGAGTGGACGCACCGCTCTGGCCTGGAGCTGCTGCCGGGCACCATCACACACGTGGGGCCCGCGGGCATCGCCACCGGCGGCTGCATGCCCAACACGGGGCTGGCGCTGGGCAGGTTGGGCGTCAGGACCCGCCTGGTGGGCAAGGTGGGGCAGGACGAGTTTGGCCAGCTCGTGCGCGAGCTGCTGGAGAGGCGCGGGCGGCACATGGAGGTCAGGCTGCTGCCCAGCCCTGGGGAGCACACGTCCTACAGCGTGATCCTCAACCCCCCGCAGATCGACCGCGTGGTGCTGCACTACCCCGGCACCAACGACACCTTCACGAGCAGGGACCTGCCGTCCGATGCCCTGGCGGGGGCGCGGCTGCTGCACTTCGGCTATCCCCCCATCATGCGCGCGATGTACGAGGACGGGGGCAGGGAGCTGGAGGAACTGCTGCGGAGGGCCAAGGAGCTGGGGCTCACGACGTCGCTGGACATGGCGTACCCCGACCCCGATAGCCCGGCGGGCAGGGCGGACTGGCCCTCGATCCTGGAGAGGGCGCTCCCCTGGACAGACGTGTGCGTGCCCTCGATCGGCGAGATCCTCCTGATGCTCGGGCAGCCCCAAGGAGTGGTGACCCCGGAGCGCGTCCGCGGCGTCGGGGCGAGGCTGCTGGAGATGGGCGCGGCGATCGCCGGGGTGAAGCTGGGCGAGCGGGGACTGTACCTGCGGACGGCTGGAGAGGAGAGGCTCGGGCGCGCCGGGCCCGCGCTGACGGCCAGGGGGGAGTGGGCGTGCAGGGAGCTGTGGGCCAACGTGTTCGAGGTCCAGGTGGTGGGGACCACGGGGGCCGGAGACGCCACCATGGCGGGGCTGTTGATGGCGTTGCTGCGGGGCTTGCCCCCGGAGGAGGCGCTCACCGCGGCGTGCGCGGTGGGAGCCTGCAGCGTGGAGGCCCCGGACGCCACTAGCGGGATCCCAAGCTGGCAGGAGATCGAGGCCCGAGTGCGCGCGGGCTGGCCCAGGCAGCGTCGCAGCCCGGGCCCGGGCTGGGCCGAGACCCGCACCCCGGGCGTGTGGCGCGGCCCGGACGACGTGACCAACAGGTGA
- a CDS encoding D-lyxose/D-mannose family sugar isomerase: protein MLSREEYRRAQERAAQMLEEAGIVLTPQERAQIEVADFGLGDLEHTGLQLVTYINTERVCAKELVLFPHQTCPEHRHPPVGDDPGKEETFRCRRGLVYLYLEGEPTPSPKARPPQGREHTYTVWHEIELHPGEQHTIPPNTLHWFQAGPEGAIVSEFSTRSRDDTDIFTDQEITRATMVRD from the coding sequence ATGCTGAGCAGGGAGGAGTACAGGAGGGCGCAGGAGAGGGCGGCGCAGATGCTGGAGGAGGCGGGCATAGTCCTCACCCCACAGGAGCGTGCCCAGATAGAGGTGGCCGACTTCGGGCTGGGAGACCTGGAGCACACGGGGTTGCAGCTGGTGACCTACATCAACACCGAGAGGGTGTGTGCCAAGGAGCTGGTACTCTTCCCCCACCAGACCTGTCCCGAGCACAGGCATCCCCCGGTGGGGGATGATCCGGGCAAGGAGGAGACCTTCAGGTGCAGGCGTGGGCTGGTGTACCTGTACTTGGAGGGGGAGCCCACCCCCTCCCCCAAGGCCAGGCCCCCACAGGGCAGGGAGCACACCTACACCGTGTGGCACGAGATCGAGCTGCATCCAGGGGAGCAGCACACCATCCCCCCCAACACCCTCCACTGGTTCCAGGCGGGGCCCGAGGGGGCGATAGTGTCGGAGTTCTCCACCCGCAGCAGGGACGACACCGACATCTTCACCGACCAGGAGATAACACGCGCCACCATGGTGCGGGACTAG
- a CDS encoding MFS transporter — MGGRVRALVLSTLAFTTCFAVWGLISPLAPTFRELYGLSGAQAGLLVALPVLLGSLLRLPLGILADRYGGRLVFTLLLLGLLLPVGLAGMTSSYATLLAVSLMLGVAGASFAVGAPFVAAWWPPDRQGLALGVYGMGNFGTAISSFLAPKLADSLGWRTTFWVHLPVLVVMAALFWLLGRDAPGRVVRVPSLRERLSVFRRRPISWVLALFYFVTFGGFVAISVYLPILLVSEYGLSRPDAGTRTAGFVAVATLARPIGGYLADRVGGAPILNATFLVVAAFAVVLAFLPGMPILTVAFLGIAGMLGLGNGAVFKLVSSYFPAETGTVTGLVGAAGGLGGFFPPLVMGVVHDVAGSYAIAFMLLSEFALLCLVVNILVIQHRASLLTPEEGEGSS; from the coding sequence ATGGGCGGGCGAGTGCGCGCGCTGGTGCTGAGCACCTTGGCGTTCACGACCTGCTTCGCTGTCTGGGGTCTGATCTCGCCCTTGGCGCCCACCTTCCGGGAACTCTACGGCCTCTCGGGGGCGCAGGCGGGCCTGCTGGTAGCCCTGCCGGTGCTGCTGGGCTCGCTGCTGCGCCTTCCCCTGGGGATCCTGGCCGATCGCTACGGGGGCAGGCTCGTGTTCACCCTGCTCCTCCTTGGCCTGCTCCTGCCGGTGGGGCTGGCCGGAATGACATCCTCCTACGCGACCCTGCTGGCCGTGAGCCTTATGCTGGGCGTGGCTGGAGCCTCCTTCGCGGTGGGAGCGCCGTTCGTCGCCGCTTGGTGGCCTCCCGATCGGCAGGGACTCGCGCTCGGTGTGTACGGGATGGGCAACTTCGGTACCGCGATCTCCAGCTTCCTGGCGCCCAAGCTGGCCGACAGCCTCGGTTGGCGCACGACCTTCTGGGTGCACTTGCCGGTCCTGGTCGTCATGGCTGCCCTCTTTTGGCTGCTGGGCCGCGATGCCCCTGGTCGGGTCGTTCGCGTGCCCTCTCTCCGGGAGCGCCTGTCCGTGTTCCGCCGCCGGCCTATCTCCTGGGTGCTGGCCCTCTTCTACTTCGTCACCTTTGGAGGGTTCGTCGCCATCAGCGTGTACCTCCCGATTCTGCTGGTGAGCGAGTACGGGCTGTCGAGGCCGGACGCGGGCACCAGGACCGCGGGGTTCGTCGCGGTGGCGACGCTGGCGCGCCCCATCGGTGGGTACCTCGCCGACAGGGTGGGGGGCGCCCCGATCCTGAACGCGACGTTCCTGGTGGTGGCCGCGTTCGCCGTCGTGCTCGCCTTCCTGCCCGGCATGCCGATCCTCACCGTCGCCTTCCTGGGCATAGCTGGGATGCTTGGGCTCGGCAACGGCGCGGTGTTCAAGCTGGTGAGCAGCTACTTCCCGGCCGAGACGGGTACCGTGACAGGCCTCGTGGGCGCAGCCGGCGGATTGGGCGGGTTCTTCCCCCCGCTCGTCATGGGGGTGGTCCACGACGTCGCGGGCTCCTACGCGATCGCCTTCATGCTGCTCTCGGAGTTCGCGCTGCTGTGCCTGGTGGTCAACATCCTCGTGATCCAGCACCGCGCCTCCCTCCTGACGCCGGAGGAGGGCGAGGGCTCGTCGTGA